A portion of the Glandiceps talaboti chromosome 13, keGlaTala1.1, whole genome shotgun sequence genome contains these proteins:
- the LOC144444819 gene encoding uncharacterized protein LOC144444819 produces MASVTLPPLKRTNDGGVNDQSIFPVITTPVTGVTMKTVGKTWRKEKNKSCSRCQETGTPSQYLGRCFFQGCGGEDNGGHVLSIIIHDLQLAGKRETKKTCPFTTEYCNNYQRCSQTV; encoded by the exons ATGGCCTCAGTGACCTTGCCACCTCTGAAGAGGACCAATGACGGAG GCGTAAATGACCAAAGCATTTTCCCAGTGATCACGACTCCAGTGACGGGGGTGACGATGAAGACGGTAGGAAAGACTTGgaggaaagaaaaaaacaaaagctGTTCAAGGTGTCAGGAAACAG GTACGCCATCTCAGTACCTTGGGAGGTGTTTCTTCCAAGGATGTGGTGGAGAGGATAATGGTGGCCATGTTCTCTCAATCATTATCCACGATCTACAACTGGCTGGGAAAAGGGAAACTAAAAAAACATGCCCTTTCACAACTGAGTATTGCAACAATTATCAAAG ATGCAGCCAAACAGTCTAA
- the LOC144444846 gene encoding E3 ubiquitin-protein ligase TRIM71-like yields MSAVHKEVSDTKENWLITCVLCMKMVQHGKLRMLPCLHGCCESCLKTNMKSGELYCQKCSQKFQTESEDLKPFFIADIVQEMTLARRKSGKYKCETCVVKLPSMSCTDCKCHICEKCSRTSHSQHHVQTFSGTFEECVSVPKAMCLYHEEDPVKLFCRTCGVPICLTCTYVQHTKPEHDFIDLKDAAKEFSETLKVKLDDLKDVQQKVKQSKLITEEMSNVYAKKYQQTRDTIQKHTQATLEKLRQEIKSKEKELLNDLEENYKDAKCQLSEEVNQLKKKDEHVMFTQKVVTMLLNHGTKDHMMLPYKEILAQTDEFSQYERKQGSKLHDFASFTADDIELQGCLGYLQGGLVTPKSKSTTVGSQLRLPKSIRVGEELQVPIVKVMGKREEAISAVLRNPHDQIRKLEVVKISSDKTGDIHGVKVIGTSSGLHKLAIKVDDSPLNFDLQLCPWRLTRAFCRQGSTLGELDLPYGATVNENGDIAVADHRNHRVQLFKASKSGDGTTAENVELKEQFFPRDVAYDDDMYLVSVDAGALNKGKVVVRNEKGSKRSSFGTKELKVPCGIALNKSKGMVYVVDSRTHCINIYSRSTFDLISDFGSMGSDRGEFDHPEFVAVDSHGRVIVSDYYNKRLQLFDSNGKPIAEISNGRRGIQLSNPRGVAVDVYDNIYTCDSDLKNVQKFAPDGRLVCRIDSDDDNLVRPIGIAVTHDTPCKVVVTDNGTSCINVFS; encoded by the coding sequence ATGTCTGCAGTTCATAAAGAGGTGTCGGACACCAAGGAAAACTGGCTGATAACCTGTGTCCTTTGTATGAAAATGGTACAACATGGTAAGCTGAGAATGCTACCGTGTCTACATGGATGTTGTGAGAGCTGCCTGaagacaaatatgaaaagtggTGAGCTGTACTGTCAAAAATGCAGTCAAAAATTCCAGACGGAGTCGGAAGATCTAAAACCCTTCTTTATAGCAGATATCGTACAAGAAATGACTCTTGCCAGAAGAAAGAGTGGGAAATATAAATGTGAGACGTGTGTTGTGAAGCTTCCAAGTATGAGCTGTACAGATTgcaaatgtcacatttgtgaGAAGTGTTCAAGAACATCACACAGTCAACATCACGTGCAAACTTTCTCGGGCACTTTCGAAGAATGTGTGAGTGTTCCCAAGGCGATGTGTCTATATCATGAAGAAGATCCTGTGAAGCTGTTTTGTCGGACATGTGGCGTACCAATATGTCTAACGTGTACCTACGTTCAACACACAAAACCAGAACACGATTTCATTGATTTGAAAGATGCAGCCAAGGAGTTCAGTGAAACTTTGAAAGTAAAGTTGGATGATCTCAAAGATGTACAGCAAAAGGTTAAACAGAGCAAATTGATTACCGAGGAAATGTCTAATGTGTATGCTAAAAAGTATCAGCAAACACGAGACAcaatacaaaaacacacacaggCAACACTCGAGAAGCTACGACAGGAAATCAAAAGTAAGGAGAAGGAACTGCTGAATGACCTAGAGGAAAACTACAAAGATGCGAAATGTCAGCTCTCAGAGGAAGTCAATCAGTTGAAGAAGAAAGATGAACATGTGATGTTCACCCAAAAGGTAGTGACAATGTTACTAAACCATGGTACTAAAGATCATATGATGTTACCCTATAAAGAAATCCTAGCGCAGACAGATGAATTCTCCCAATATGAAAGAAAGCAAGGTAGTAAACTTCACGACTTTGCATCGTTCACAGCAGATGACATCGAGCTTCAGGGATGTCTTGGTTATTTACAGGGAGGTTTAGTCACCCCTAAGTCCAAATCTACAACTGTGGGTAGTCAACTGAGATTGCCAAAGTCCATTAGGGTTGGCGAAGAGCTACAGGTACCTATTGTCAAAGTGATGGGCAAACGAGAAGAGGCTATTTCAGCAGTGTTGAGAAATCCACATGACCAGATTAGAAAGCTGGAGGTTGTCAAAATTAGCAGCGATAAAACTGGTGACATCCACGGTGTGAAAGTTATCGGTACATCAAGTGGTCTTCATAAGCTTGCAATTAAGGTGGATGATTCCCCTCTCAACTTTGATCTACAGCTGTGTCCATGGAGACTAACTCGTGCATTCTGTCGTCAAGGATCAACACTTGGCGAACTTGACCTACCGTACGGTGCTACCGTCAATGAAAACGGCGACATAGCCGTAGCCGACCACAGAAACCACCGAGTTCAACTTTTTAAGGCATCAAAGTCGGGAGATGGGACCACAGCTGAGAATGTCGAACTGAAAGAACAATTTTTCCCGCGAGATGTGGCCTATGATGACGACATGTACTTGGTGAGCGTCGATGCTGGTGCCCTCAATAAAGGCAAAGTTGTGGTCAGAAATGAAAAGGGGTCAAAGAGGTCAAGCTTTGGAACAAAAGAACTGAAAGTTCCTTGTGGCATTGCATTGAACAAATCCAAAGGTATGGTGTATGTTGTTGATAGTCGTACTCATTgtattaacatttattcaagGAGTACATTTGATCTGATCTCAGATTTCGGAAGTATGGGAAGTGACCGCGGTGAATTTGATCACCCTGAATTTGTTGCCGTTGATAGTCATGGGAGGGTCATTGTATCTGACTACTACAACAAACGTCTGCAACTCTTTGACTCCAACGGAAAACCAATTGCTGAAATTTCAAACGGTAGACGAGGAATCCAGCTAAGTAATCCGAGAGGTGTGGCTGTTGACGTTTACGACAATATCTACACGTGTGACAGCGATCTGAAGAATGTCCAGAAATTTGCTCCTGATGGCCGACTCGTTTGCCGTATTGACAGCGATGATGACAATCTTGTCCGTCCGATCGGCATTGCCGTAACTCACGACACCCCCTGCAAGGTTGTCGTTACTGACAACGGAACCAGTTGCATAAATGTCTTCTCCTAG